Part of the Bacteroidota bacterium genome is shown below.
ATTTAACGGAGCCTTTGAAGTAGCGCTGAAAAGCATCAAGTTCGTCTTGAACGGGTGCCTGAATGGACTTCAGCGTGGGCATGGGAGTACGTGCGTGCTGCACGGAAGTTGGGGCTTGCTGCGTAGCTGTTGGTGCTGCCATAAGCTATTTTCAAAAATTTTTGAAAACTCTAAAACTATACACCGGACCAAAGAATAAGTTTAGGCGCCCAATCAATTTTTTATCCGAAACGGTAAGGTTTATTACGCAGCAAGTACAGGAAAAACGGCACCCCGCAAATGGCCGTTACGATGCCGATAGGCAATTCCTGGGGTTGAAGGATAGACCGCGAAAAAAGGTCGGCCCAGACCAGAAAAATACCACCGGCAAAAAAGGCAACCAGGGCAAGCTTGCGATGCAGCACACCAACAAGGGACCGCGTTGCGTGGGGGACAATCAGGCCAACAAATCCGATGGCACCGGCAGCGGCAACAAGCAGGCCCGTAATCAACGTAGCCATTCCAATGAGCAACGATTTGATACGTTCAACAGGAAGACCGAGGTGGTGCGCTGCTTCCTCGCCCAGCAACATTGCGTCCAGTGGTTTAGCAAAGAGAAGCAGAAAGGCCAGTCCGAGGCCACTCGCGAGGAGGGGAAGCAGTAGCATATCCCAACGGGCGCCGGCAAAGGAGCCAAGGAGCCAGAACATCACGGTTTTCATTTTCTCCAACTCTGGCGAAGCAAGCGTAGCAAAGGTACTTATTGCACCCATAAGGGCCGACATTGCAACGCCGGCCAGCAGCAATCGTGTGACATCGACGTGGGTACCGGTGCGCGCCACAAGATACACAACGAGCATGGTAAGCAGGCTACCAGCAAATGCAGCGAGCGGTAAGGTAAGTGCTAGTGACAATACGGGGGGCAGGAAGCCCAGATAAAACAGGGAGGCACCAGCTGAGGCGCCGCTGGAAATGCCCAGGATATAAGGCTCAGCCAGCGGATTGCGAACCAGGGTTTGCATGGCTACACCCACAATAGACAGGCCACCGCCCACAAAAAATGCGAGCAGCACGCGGGGCAATCTGAGTTTCCAGACTATATCGAAAGCGTTTGGAGCAACGCCCGAGTCAAGTGGCAAGGAAAAGAGGCCGGCTTTCAAACTCAGTATTACACTCATTAGCGGCAATGGTGTGCTGCCTTTCGCCAGGCCGACAGCCATGGAAAGCACGGTTGCGCCGATGAGTAGCGGCAACAACAGGCTGTATGATTTGGAATGGGAAGCCGGCAAGTAGAATACGGATTAGGCGATACGCAATGGTGTTTATTCGAAAAGCTCAGGATGCATACAGCGCGCCATGGCTGTTATACCTTCAAGGAGCCGTGGCCCTGGTCTCAGGACCAGCGAACCGTCTACAGTACAAACACGGTCGTTTGCAAGTGCCGGCACGTTTTCAAAAGCCGGATGGTGGGTTAACAATTGTGCTGCGCCCTGGATGCTGCCTAATATTACGTCAGGCTGCGCTGTCAGTACAAATTCTTCGCTTAATATCGGTGATACAGCCGCCAGGGAGTCCGTCAGGCTCTTGCCGCCGGCGATGGCGATGGCCTCGTGGATGTAGTTGTCCCGGCCAAATGCATAAAGTTGGTCTGAGCCAATCAGAAAGAGGGCGCGGGTGGGTTTGACTGCGGCCGTTTTCTGTTGGATGGCCATGCGTTGTGCATCCAGCGCGTCCGCAGCCTGTGTTGCTGCGGTACTTCGATCTGTGATATCGCCAAGGGCACGCATCACCCGGGGAATGTCTGCCCATGATTTGAAAGAGAAATAGGCTATTTTAAGGCCCACGGAAGTAAATTGCTCGGCGTCTCTTGGGTTGTTGATCGCGTCTGTTGCAATGAGCAAATCTGGTCCGTATCCCACAAGCGCTTCAAAATCCATCGGATAGGAGCTGTAGCGGGGGAGGGTGTCTACCGCGGGTGGGTAATCATCGGCGAGGCTCACGGCAGTAACCAGGTCGCCGGCATCGATGGCGTATAGCAACTCTGTGAGGTTCGGTGCCAAAGAAATTACGCTGCGGGGTGGGTGCGGTAGCGTAATCGTATTACCCGCGTCATCTACAAAGGAAAACGAGTTCCCGGTATCCGGTGCTTGTTGGGGGGCTGGCCCACAGCCGGTGAGCAACAGCAGGCAGTATAAGAGGCATCTTAGGTGGGACATAAAACAAAGGGAGGTTAGGGATTGCGCGCGCATCATACTTAACCGTGCTGTACCTTTCGGTTCCCCCCCTTAGCATGGGCAGTGATATGAGAACGGCAGTTATTCTAAATCCTGCAGCCGGCAATGGCCGCGCGGGAGCGTTACAGCAAAAATTAGCCAGCCTTTTTGCCGCATCGGGATTGTCCGTGGAGATTTTGTTTTCACAAAGTGGGTCGCATGCCACAAAGCTCGCAAAAGAGGCCGCAGCATGGGCAGATCTGGTTGTTGCTGTTGGGGGAGATGGTACTATACACCATGTAGCAAATGGGATTGTATTGAGCAAAAAACCTGTTGCACTCGGATTAATTCCTGTTGGTACGGGAAATGATTTTGTAAAAATGACAGGTATCCCGGTTCATATAGAATCTGCAATAAAAATACTTGCGAAGGGGAAACGAAAAGCGGTAGATTATGGTACAGTAACGTATCAAAGCGCGCGCGATCAGAGAGCGCGTTGTTTTTTCAACACGCTAGGGATAGGATTCGATGCAGCAGTAGGTGATCGCGCATCTTCTTTTAAGGCGCTGCCCGGTTTTGGGGCTTATCTTGCAGCGCTTCTCAATACACTTTTTACACTTCAATATGCGGATGTAACCGTCACGTGTGATGGTGAAGATCGTACCCCGTTTTTTAGTGGACAGATGTTATTGTCTTCTGTGGGCAATGGCAGCACATCAGGGGGGATGTTCAAACTTACACCGCATGCTTCAATAGATGACGGATGGTTTGACGTTTGTGTAATAGAACGGATTTCCATACCGCGGCTATTGGCCAGCGTACCGCGTGTTCTACGCGGTCGCCACACAAACATGAAGGAATACCGTGCTACAACGGCAACGCGGATCCTGATTGAAGTGCTCGATACCATGAATCGGGTGGGCAAGAAAGGCGGCGGAGGTCTGCCGGTACATGCTGATGGTGAAATCCTCGCGCCTGACGTACGCCGGCTGGATGTCCAATTGATCGAAAAAGGCATTTCTGTAATTGTACCTTGAACCGGAATCAAATCCTGTGAAAAAAAGAATTTATATTGTTGATGATGAACCCAAGATTGGCGAGTTGTTTGTAAACGTCCTCAACAGGGATGGTTATGACGCACAATCCTTTGTGAGCCCGCAAGCGCTGCTAGATCGTGTGGAGCAACAAGAAGGGCCTGATCTGATTCTTACCGACCTCATGATGCCCGAAATGAACGGCATTGAATTGATTGAGTCGCTTCAGGATCGGCAAAAACTGTTGCCCGTGATCATCATGACTGCGCATTCGTCTATTCAGACGGCCGTAGATGCCATGCGGCACGGCGCCTTTCATTATTTACAGAAACCGGTGAACCTGGAAGAAATGCGTACCCTGATCAGCAAA
Proteins encoded:
- a CDS encoding iron ABC transporter permease; protein product: MPASHSKSYSLLLPLLIGATVLSMAVGLAKGSTPLPLMSVILSLKAGLFSLPLDSGVAPNAFDIVWKLRLPRVLLAFFVGGGLSIVGVAMQTLVRNPLAEPYILGISSGASAGASLFYLGFLPPVLSLALTLPLAAFAGSLLTMLVVYLVARTGTHVDVTRLLLAGVAMSALMGAISTFATLASPELEKMKTVMFWLLGSFAGARWDMLLLPLLASGLGLAFLLLFAKPLDAMLLGEEAAHHLGLPVERIKSLLIGMATLITGLLVAAAGAIGFVGLIVPHATRSLVGVLHRKLALVAFFAGGIFLVWADLFSRSILQPQELPIGIVTAICGVPFFLYLLRNKPYRFG
- a CDS encoding ABC transporter substrate-binding protein, coding for MSHLRCLLYCLLLLTGCGPAPQQAPDTGNSFSFVDDAGNTITLPHPPRSVISLAPNLTELLYAIDAGDLVTAVSLADDYPPAVDTLPRYSSYPMDFEALVGYGPDLLIATDAINNPRDAEQFTSVGLKIAYFSFKSWADIPRVMRALGDITDRSTAATQAADALDAQRMAIQQKTAAVKPTRALFLIGSDQLYAFGRDNYIHEAIAIAGGKSLTDSLAAVSPILSEEFVLTAQPDVILGSIQGAAQLLTHHPAFENVPALANDRVCTVDGSLVLRPGPRLLEGITAMARCMHPELFE
- a CDS encoding diacylglycerol kinase family protein, coding for MRTAVILNPAAGNGRAGALQQKLASLFAASGLSVEILFSQSGSHATKLAKEAAAWADLVVAVGGDGTIHHVANGIVLSKKPVALGLIPVGTGNDFVKMTGIPVHIESAIKILAKGKRKAVDYGTVTYQSARDQRARCFFNTLGIGFDAAVGDRASSFKALPGFGAYLAALLNTLFTLQYADVTVTCDGEDRTPFFSGQMLLSSVGNGSTSGGMFKLTPHASIDDGWFDVCVIERISIPRLLASVPRVLRGRHTNMKEYRATTATRILIEVLDTMNRVGKKGGGGLPVHADGEILAPDVRRLDVQLIEKGISVIVP